In one window of Mastigocladopsis repens PCC 10914 DNA:
- a CDS encoding GumC domain-containing protein, with the protein MSELIYPTLDLFIYDLRDGLGDNNADITANQEYFLRRFPERLHPLLKQRDAIEAEYVELLGNRGRETFDSSTKQHSLKGWYYPVRLGDSYGLLLDCSVEHSLGNVQQGKNEALPISCFGNLKAEIENRLANTHSTIGQVWMLSGQLSNFTPDKAEIIAQECSKVSARSLNVNLEFTGKSPFLGGMLFEFYNYRLHIPSELQNTFNIQDIQDNHYVIIAIYPDAKTARKASEFNFDWLRLFAYRSKILWAYAQSQYLKNKLRDDFVAIQQYQKDFNKAKSGKLDLNKLRQTLVNAQETLWRYSVNLNYLATQKRTIEINLLNYERRLAIIQQKLNTQQDSIDFDLLQPLIEKQLETIKQKITNLQTPRNLEFLQKFIEEIRLKYLEQVKNDYESLNVGVILLTDLINAIRGVTEIESSERDRTFQSTIAIFGVGLAVSSFVASIAGQFPGAANPKEAAKYPVGLVISQLGVPEPWLSPVVSATISLGFGIVFAFVTLFVIKTFECFRK; encoded by the coding sequence ATGAGTGAACTTATTTATCCTACCTTGGATTTATTTATCTATGACCTGCGGGATGGGTTGGGAGACAACAACGCAGACATAACTGCTAATCAGGAATATTTTTTACGCAGATTTCCCGAACGACTTCACCCTTTACTCAAACAACGAGATGCTATAGAAGCTGAATATGTTGAACTTTTGGGGAACCGAGGTAGAGAAACCTTTGACAGCAGTACAAAACAGCATAGTTTGAAGGGTTGGTATTACCCAGTGCGCTTGGGGGATAGTTACGGATTACTGTTAGACTGTTCTGTTGAGCATTCCTTGGGAAATGTGCAGCAGGGTAAAAATGAGGCTTTGCCTATTAGTTGTTTTGGTAATCTAAAAGCGGAAATAGAAAACAGATTAGCCAATACCCACAGCACCATTGGACAGGTATGGATGCTATCGGGACAACTCTCGAATTTTACTCCAGATAAAGCAGAAATTATCGCTCAAGAATGCAGTAAAGTAAGCGCACGTAGTTTAAATGTGAATTTGGAATTTACTGGTAAAAGTCCATTCCTTGGGGGAATGTTATTTGAGTTTTACAATTACCGCTTGCATATACCATCTGAGTTACAAAATACTTTCAATATTCAAGATATTCAGGATAATCACTATGTTATTATTGCTATTTATCCAGATGCCAAAACTGCCAGGAAAGCTTCTGAATTTAACTTTGACTGGCTGCGTTTGTTTGCTTATCGCAGTAAAATTCTCTGGGCTTATGCTCAAAGTCAGTATTTGAAAAATAAATTACGCGATGATTTTGTTGCTATCCAGCAATACCAAAAGGACTTTAACAAAGCCAAGTCTGGTAAGTTAGATTTAAACAAACTGCGTCAAACTTTAGTTAATGCTCAGGAAACACTTTGGCGTTATTCTGTTAACCTAAACTACCTTGCTACTCAAAAACGTACCATTGAAATTAATCTCCTCAATTATGAAAGACGGCTAGCTATAATTCAGCAAAAGTTAAATACACAGCAAGATTCTATTGATTTTGACTTACTACAGCCACTAATTGAAAAACAACTAGAAACCATCAAACAAAAAATTACTAATTTACAAACCCCTCGGAATTTGGAATTTCTCCAGAAATTTATTGAAGAAATAAGACTCAAATATTTAGAACAAGTTAAAAATGACTATGAAAGCTTGAATGTTGGTGTGATATTATTAACTGACTTGATTAATGCAATTCGTGGGGTAACTGAGATAGAAAGCTCGGAACGCGATCGCACTTTCCAAAGTACCATTGCAATTTTTGGTGTAGGTTTGGCTGTTAGTTCTTTTGTTGCTTCCATTGCTGGGCAATTTCCTGGTGCAGCAAATCCCAAGGAAGCGGCTAAGTATCCTGTAGGTTTAGTAATATCGCAGTTAGGGGTTCCAGAACCTTGGCTTTCTCCTGTGGTGTCTGCAACTATTAGTTTGGGATTTGGAATAGTATTTGCGTTTGTTACCTTGTTTGTGATTAAAACTTTTGAATGTTTTCGGAAGTAG
- a CDS encoding IS5/IS1182 family transposase, whose protein sequence is MYFYQTIVGSLFEHIQHHPLDAQRLIGLKYEQLEQLLEQAREVHNQKQVSSESKKVRIIAGGGGRRPKLSLEEQIILTLTYLRHLTTFQLLGIQFGVSETTANDTFNYWFPILGELLPPSLLEQVKKNSSDYQVVQEILTEFELIVDSYEQPRERPGEYEEQKEYYSGKKKNHTMKNQIIVLPEGKDIIDVVAGKPGTKSDINLFREHQKGFDPNQRFHGDKAYAGEESIKTPTKKPKKQELTPEQKERNKELAKERIFVEHLIRVVKIFRVAQERFRLNPNKYEQIIMTICGLVRLRLGTLVFSS, encoded by the coding sequence ATGTATTTTTACCAAACTATTGTGGGTTCTCTATTTGAGCATATTCAACATCATCCTCTAGATGCACAGCGTTTAATTGGTCTCAAGTATGAGCAATTAGAGCAACTTTTAGAACAAGCGAGAGAGGTGCATAACCAAAAACAAGTATCATCTGAGTCTAAAAAGGTAAGAATTATTGCGGGTGGAGGAGGTCGCAGACCTAAACTGTCGTTGGAAGAGCAAATAATTTTAACTTTGACATATCTCAGACATTTAACAACATTTCAATTGCTGGGCATCCAATTTGGGGTAAGTGAGACAACTGCAAACGATACATTCAATTATTGGTTTCCAATTCTAGGAGAATTATTACCACCAAGCCTACTTGAGCAGGTAAAAAAAAACTCAAGTGACTACCAAGTTGTTCAAGAAATTTTAACCGAGTTTGAGCTAATAGTAGATAGCTATGAACAGCCAAGAGAGCGGCCTGGGGAATATGAAGAGCAAAAAGAATATTACTCTGGCAAAAAGAAAAACCATACTATGAAAAATCAAATTATCGTTTTACCTGAGGGGAAAGATATTATTGATGTAGTAGCAGGAAAACCAGGAACAAAAAGTGACATCAATTTATTTCGGGAACATCAAAAAGGATTTGACCCCAATCAGAGGTTTCATGGTGACAAAGCATACGCAGGAGAAGAATCAATCAAGACCCCAACGAAAAAGCCAAAAAAACAAGAATTAACTCCGGAACAAAAAGAACGAAATAAAGAATTGGCCAAGGAACGAATATTTGTTGAACATTTAATTCGTGTCGTGAAAATATTCCGAGTAGCCCAAGAACGGTTTCGGTTAAATCCTAATAAATATGAACAAATAATTATGACTATTTGTGGACTTGTAAGACTCCGACTTGGAACCTTAGTTTTCTCATCATAA
- a CDS encoding tyrosine-type recombinase/integrase yields MSDENLPLFYAKPLEVELVTSPLDDARIALADYYFPNRQRISTTEQLIELWVRSVTIKSEQTQRAYRQIGYELVDFMQSRFGISDLRYCTLFHLHTYIAWLQDSKPVRGKKDSYGLSKNAIAKYTAAIKSLWEWGTRASIGYFAVDLGKDLSIQWDDKLAERILSEREIAKLEKAAIAVDKEHKTNKMHWLLFTLVFYSGVRAGEIARQTSDDGRKIVTPGLFWRQFREDGDCLLLTVTGKRNKVRTITLDPETSAVILEYRGDARNDEPVFPSPSRRDRGKPLSDRGLRRMMEEISDFAGIKFSAHFLRHTHATLAKKNGASDFDLQADLGHASPATTAKYIHHVGRIGTSHALRKKR; encoded by the coding sequence GTGTCTGACGAAAATTTACCCCTTTTCTACGCGAAACCACTTGAAGTGGAACTCGTGACTTCGCCACTAGATGATGCCCGCATTGCTCTTGCAGATTATTACTTTCCTAACCGTCAGCGGATAAGTACGACCGAGCAGTTAATTGAGTTGTGGGTGCGCTCTGTTACTATTAAAAGTGAACAAACGCAACGCGCGTATCGTCAAATCGGTTATGAACTTGTTGACTTTATGCAGTCGCGGTTTGGGATATCCGATTTGCGCTATTGTACGTTGTTTCACCTTCATACATATATTGCTTGGTTACAGGATTCAAAACCTGTGCGGGGGAAGAAGGATAGCTATGGACTTAGTAAAAATGCGATTGCCAAGTACACTGCGGCGATAAAAAGTTTGTGGGAGTGGGGGACTAGAGCTTCTATTGGTTATTTTGCCGTAGACTTGGGTAAGGACTTAAGTATACAGTGGGATGATAAGCTCGCAGAGCGCATCTTATCGGAACGCGAAATTGCCAAGTTGGAAAAAGCTGCAATTGCAGTTGATAAAGAACATAAAACGAATAAGATGCATTGGCTGCTGTTTACTCTGGTCTTTTACAGTGGAGTTAGGGCGGGGGAAATTGCACGTCAAACTTCTGATGATGGTAGGAAGATAGTTACGCCTGGTTTATTTTGGCGACAATTTAGGGAAGATGGGGACTGTCTACTATTAACTGTGACGGGAAAAAGGAACAAAGTCCGTACTATTACCTTAGACCCCGAAACGAGTGCTGTAATATTGGAGTATCGTGGGGATGCAAGGAATGATGAGCCGGTGTTCCCCAGTCCTAGTCGGCGAGATAGGGGTAAACCTCTAAGCGACCGAGGGTTGCGGCGGATGATGGAGGAAATTTCTGATTTTGCTGGAATTAAGTTCTCTGCCCACTTTCTACGCCATACCCATGCGACGCTTGCTAAGAAAAATGGAGCTTCTGATTTTGACTTGCAAGCAGATTTGGGCCATGCATCGCCTGCGACAACTGCAAAGTACATCCACCACGTCGGGCGTATCGGGACTTCTCATGCATTGCGTAAAAAAAGGTAA
- a CDS encoding ribbon-helix-helix domain-containing protein → MARPGGNPDFGTKYRFSYGREEPLSEQVKVLMYPEMKHQLKNLAAQENCTVPDLIREAIEQYLASKKTAQAKL, encoded by the coding sequence ATGGCGAGACCTGGGGGCAATCCTGATTTTGGAACCAAGTATCGCTTTAGCTATGGTAGGGAAGAGCCGCTATCAGAACAGGTGAAAGTATTGATGTATCCAGAAATGAAGCATCAACTAAAAAATTTGGCTGCTCAAGAAAATTGCACTGTGCCAGATTTAATCCGAGAGGCTATTGAGCAATATTTGGCTAGTAAAAAGACGGCTCAAGCGAAGCTTTGA
- a CDS encoding dihydrolipoyl dehydrogenase family protein has product METADVIVIGSGQGGVPLAADFAKAGQNVVLFERDALGGSCINYGCTPSKAFLAAAHAAGRARQATKLGIHAQVEVDFSTVMERVRSIRSQFNQGTKRRLESAGVRVVYAEAAFTGERTVSGGGVTVQAPIIVINTGTSSTIPDIPGLAGTPYLTNRNFFDLQQIPPRLLVVGGGYIALELGQGMARLGSQTELIVRGDRLLAQEESDVSAVLLDAFKQDGIGLHFNVTVQQVAYTNGVFTLTLSNGEVLDGEALLIATGRKPNTEALNTAVTGVELDAQGFIKIDDQFQTTHSGIYAIGDAAKQPAFTHVSWEDYRRLKAILCGEHRTRNDRVLGYAVYTEPQVGRVGMTLEQAHKQGIAAREVTLPMAHIARSIEWGHDLGFYRMVIDTHTNLILGATLVGYETAELVHVFLSLMEAKATWQVLEQSVHIHPTYGEALPSLARLLVGDDMPTCPNM; this is encoded by the coding sequence TTGCCAAAGCAGGTCAGAACGTCGTTCTATTTGAGCGCGATGCGTTGGGCGGCAGTTGCATCAACTATGGCTGTACGCCTTCTAAAGCCTTTCTAGCGGCTGCCCATGCCGCAGGTCGTGCTCGACAAGCCACAAAGCTAGGTATACACGCGCAAGTTGAAGTTGATTTTTCTACAGTGATGGAGCGTGTGCGTAGCATTCGCAGCCAGTTTAACCAGGGTACCAAGCGGCGATTAGAGAGTGCAGGGGTTAGAGTTGTCTACGCTGAAGCTGCTTTCACCGGAGAGCGAACTGTAAGCGGAGGTGGTGTGACGGTGCAGGCTCCGATCATTGTTATCAATACAGGGACATCCTCCACCATTCCTGACATTCCTGGTTTAGCAGGAACGCCTTATCTCACCAACCGAAATTTCTTTGATTTGCAGCAGATTCCGCCCCGGTTGCTCGTGGTCGGCGGTGGCTATATTGCCCTAGAGTTAGGGCAAGGAATGGCGCGTTTAGGAAGCCAAACCGAATTGATTGTGCGGGGCGATCGCCTGCTGGCTCAAGAAGAATCCGATGTCAGTGCTGTGCTTTTGGATGCATTTAAGCAAGATGGAATTGGACTGCATTTCAATGTGACGGTTCAGCAGGTTGCTTACACGAACGGTGTGTTTACCCTAACGCTGAGTAATGGCGAAGTACTTGATGGAGAAGCATTGCTGATTGCAACTGGGCGCAAACCGAATACTGAGGCATTAAATACTGCGGTGACAGGCGTTGAATTAGATGCACAAGGGTTTATTAAAATCGATGATCAGTTTCAGACGACTCATTCTGGGATTTATGCCATCGGAGACGCTGCCAAGCAGCCTGCTTTTACCCATGTTTCTTGGGAAGACTATCGTCGCTTGAAAGCCATTCTGTGTGGCGAACACCGGACACGCAACGATCGGGTGTTAGGCTATGCTGTCTACACAGAGCCGCAAGTGGGCCGGGTAGGGATGACGCTAGAGCAGGCTCACAAACAGGGCATTGCTGCCCGTGAAGTCACCCTGCCTATGGCTCACATCGCCCGTAGCATTGAGTGGGGGCACGATCTGGGTTTCTACCGCATGGTCATCGACACCCACACGAATTTGATTTTAGGAGCAACGCTAGTTGGGTACGAAACGGCTGAACTCGTGCATGTCTTTTTGTCACTTATGGAAGCTAAAGCAACGTGGCAGGTACTCGAACAATCGGTTCACATTCACCCAACCTACGGTGAGGCATTGCCCAGTCTCGCAAGGCTACTCGTTGGAGATGATATGCCAACCTGTCCCAATATGTAA